In Tautonia rosea, the DNA window ACCGGGCGTTGGCCCTGCTGGACCTCGGCGCCGGCTAGGCCCCCGAGGAGGTGGCCGCCCGCCTCGGCGTCGGCCGCTCCTCCGTCTACGGCTGGGCCGCGCGCTACCGGTCCGATCGCCGGACGGCCCCGTCGCTGGCCGACCGGCCGCGTGCCGGGCGCCAGCCCAAGGCCAGGCGGGCCGCCGCCGAGCTGGCCGAGGCGGCATTGGCCTCCGACCCCCGCGCCGCCGGCTATCGCCAGAGCATCTCGACCGTTCCCCTGCTGGTCGCCCACCCCGAGCGCTCGGTCGGCCGCGACGCCAGCGGCACGACCATGCGCCGCGCCCGCACGGCCTGGGCTATCGCTGGAAGCAGCCCCGTTTCGTCCTCTCCCGCCGCTCACCCACCTGGCGGCAGGCAAAGGGGGGCTGAGGCGCGGGCTGGCCGGGCGCACGCGCACCGTCGTCCTGTTCTCCGACGCCACAATCCTCGCCGAGTCGCCGCCGCTGCGCGACGGCTGGGCGAAGGCCGGCGAGCAGGCCAAGGTGCCGATCACCGGCAACCGCGATCGCCGCGTCCTGTTCGGGGCGATGGCGATCGGCACCGGCACGCTCTGCCTGGACCGGGCGGCTCAGTTGAACCAGGACGGCTTCCAGTCGCACCTGCGGCATCTCCGCTCGACGTGGCGCGGCTGAAGGATCGTCCTGTTCGTGGACCGCGGCTCGCCACACACGGCGAGGCGGTCGCTAGCCCTGGCGGGCGAGTTGGGGGTGGAGCTGCGGTTCCAGCCGACGGCGTGCCCGGAGCTGAACCCGCTCGAAGGGCTGTGATGGGAGATCAAGGGGCACGTCCTGGCTAACGAGCCGACGCCGCAGTTCGGCGAGTCACTGGAGCGGGCCATCGACCACCTGACGTTAATGAGCGGCCGGCAGCGGCGGAAGACCGCAGGCGTCCTGTCCAAGAATTTCTGGCTAACTTAGATCAAACAGGCAATGGAATAGGCCCTCGGCACTGAGGTTCCTCTCCCGACGTGACGAGACCTCAGGACGCAGAAAAGGTCTTCTGCACTCTTTGAAAAACCTTCGAGGAGAACGTGTCCGTAGAACGATCTCCATGACGCGTCTGGGTGGTTCGCAAGACGGACATGATCGTTCTGTACCCATTCTCAAACCGACAACCACACCTCAGACGCTCTGTTGGGCTAGGTCAGCCCGAGAAGGATTATCTCTCACCTCGCCAGGACCCCATTCCCTAGGAGAGCACCGCAGGAAATCGACGATATATTTCTACTGTGCCTCGGCTTCATCCCTGAGATGATCAGTCCTCAGCTCTTCAAGCCGCTTCACTGGGAGTTAAGCGGGATTGTCCACAATGCCATTCAAAGCAAATCATTTTCTGGTAGTGAGTTAAATCAACAGGCTCTAGGTGAAGTGGAGCTGGGGAACTAGGATTCGAACCTAGACTACTTGATCCAGAGTCAAGCGGACACCGCTCCGAAAGCGTTCTAGGAATTGGCTTTGCGTCTCGCCTCGAATCCGGTTCCCCCGTCGGTTCCCCTCGTTTGACAGAAGCCGATCGGATCGCGTCGCGATGAGGTCGAGTGACCAGAGGGGAGGGTGTGCCCGAATCTGTAGACTCCCGGACCCTGCACACGTCCCCCAAACATCGCGACCGCGCAACTAAGAAAAGCTTTGCGTTGAAACCCGCCGACCAGGAGACAGCCGAGTGACCCGCCGTATCAGAACCTACCAACCTGCCGAGAAGATCAAGAGCTACCGACCCAGACCATCGGTCACCCGCAGTGAGTCGAACACTTTCACCAGTTCGCCCCGTTGGCGACGACTCCGCGCCGCGATCTTGCTCGACAAGCCGCTCTGTGAGGACTGCGAGGCGAAGGGGACCACCACACCCGCCACTGAAGTTCACCACATCCAGAGCCGAGCCAGGCGCCCCGACCTGGCGCTCGACCCGGACAACCTGAAACCGCTTTGCCGGTCTTGCCACTCAAAGAGGACGGCGAGGGGAGAGTGATAGAAGGGGGAGGGGTGTCCTTCGAATTCCCAGACGCCAAACCCTGCACACGTCACCACCGAACCCTGCGTTTATTCATCACTTTTTTGGGCAACAAGGTGATGGATGCGTTTCAGGACTGTCCTCGACCTGGTCGCCCGTTCTGTGGTATCTTTCCGAACAGCGGGTTGTTCTGGTTGAGTCGCGATCGACCAGAGCCGAAGTGAGTCGGACGGCAAGGCGGACACCCTACCTCTGCCGCGCCGTCCGGCTCAACCCGTTCACCTGGTAGGGAACAACATGATGCCGCCATCAGCCCCCTGCGTAGCGTGCGGACAGCCCGTCTATGCACTCGCGAGCGTGTGCCCACATTGCGGAAGTGTCCCCTTTTCCAGCGCTCCGGCGATCGAAATGGGAAGCCTGGAAGCGTACCGGCTCATGCTCTGGCACCGGCGGCCAGACCTTCGACCGAACGCGACGACGCAGCCATCGAGCGGGGGGAGCGAAGGGGATGCCGCGAAGGGTCGAGGGTCGCGAAAGCGCGGACGACCGAAAGGGTCGAGGTCGAAACCGCCGGGACCGGACGGCAAGAAAGAAGCGGAAGTCTGGGCTCTGTACGAAAAACGCCGCGACCGGGACGACGACGGCGAATCGAAGCTCTATCACGGCATCGCCGCCGACCTGAAACCCACATTCCCAACGATAACGGCGAAACAGGCAGAGGACATCGTCCGCCGAATTAAAAGGCGACAGAAAACTTCGACCGCGTGACAGAAAATGCCTGTCAAGTGATCCCGTTTTCTGTCACGCGACTTTTGACCCGCTGGCACCTTCGGCGGTTTACTGGCGACCCCAGACATTGACGCTTCAACCCGCGTGACAAAAAATCCTCGCGAGGTCGAGGCGTCACGATCGGCCTGATGATTCTCTCGGAAGCGGCAGTCATTGTGACCTGCCGTTCCGGGAGATTCGATTATGACTGCAATTGAAGCGGCATCCCCTTCGTCGCTTTCGACTCGTCGCCTCATCGACGCCGACCAGGTCGCCGCGAAGCTGGGAATGAGCAAGCGGCAGGTTTTCCGCGCCGCTGATGCCGGGACGATTCCCACCGGCGTCAAGCTCGGACGCCTTCGACGCTGGGATGAGGTCGACCTCGACCGGTTCATCCTCGACGGTTGCCGACCGGCAGGGAGGCGCCGCTATGGCTAACCTGCCGCCTTCAAACCCCTCGCCGACCGACCCCTCGCCGGGTCGGTCCAAAGACGGCGCCGTCGAACGCGAGAAGGGACACCGGAAGCACCGGCGCCCGAAGTGTGCGGCTCACCTCGCGACCGCCAAGCATGCCGTTCTCGACCGGTTGCTCGCCGTCGGGACCGTGTCGGCGCCGGACCTCGACGATGCTTTGCCGCCGGGTCCAAGTGGCAACAAAACGTATGTCGGAACGGCGATCCTCGACCTTCGCCGCGCCGGGATGATCGTTCCGACCGGTCCGCCGATCGCGACGACGCGAGGCGGACGACATACCAATTATCTGTTTTGCTGGCGTTTATGCGTCGACGCCGACACTGTCCGACGCTATCTCGCCGCTCATCCGATTCCAGATCCCGACCCCGAAGACGAATCCTGAAACCGGCGACGCCTTCCGGGTCGTGACCCCCGGAAGGCGCCTTGATTCATTCCGGCTCGACGATTGTGAGACACGAACATGGCCAATCAACGTCCGCGCCTCGACGACATTCTATCCGGCGGCAGCGGGTTTGACGACCTCTGGAACACGACGGACGCCGCTGGCGAATTCCAGCCGATCCCGTCCGGCGTCTATCGGTGTCTCGTCGCCGATGGAAAGCTCAGCGAGGCGAAGACCGGGACGCCGTCATTCAAGGTCACCTTCGAAGTCCTCGACGGCGACCATGCCGGACGGAAGGTCTTCCATGACCTCTGGTTGACCCCGAAGGCGTTGCCGACCTCGAAGCGCGACCTCGCGAAGCTGGGGATTCGCAACCCTGCCGACATGAGGCGTCCCTTGCCTTCGGGCCTGGTCGCCGAAGTGAAGGTCGCGCTCCGAAGCGAGGACGACGGGTCGACCTTCAATCGCGTCGTGGCGTTCAAGGTTCTCGACGAGGCGCCGACCGTCGACCCGTTGGCACCGGATGAGGACGACCTCGACCCCGACGAGGACGACGAGGACTTCGGTTCTCATGAGGATGTCCGACGCTTCGCCGAACGGGTCGCGACGGCGAGGGGGGAACTGTTCAACCCCGATGCCGTCAAGGTCCGCGCCGTCGAGGCGGACGCCGTCGACGACGACGGTTTCGACTGGCAAGCAGGGGAACAACGCGGGGCGAAGGGGATGCCGCGCGACGCCGTTGACCCTGATGATGACCGGAGGTCGCGATACCGATGACCGACGCGCCGCTCGCCTTCCGCATGGTGGGCGGCGCGGACAACCCTCGACGCCTTGTCGACGCTCGCAAGGCATGGTCCCTGTATGCTGCCGCCGATTCGAGGGTTCAACCGTCGCTGCCTGCCTTCCTGAGTGCCTTCACCTTCCCGAAGGCGTTCAAGCAACATCTCGACGCCACCGGCTCGACGGCAGGCTATGCCGGGTCGGTCGGCGCCCCCTTCGTTCACTTCGACCTCGACCGGGATGACCTCGACGACGCCGTCCGGGACGCTCGGAAGCTCGCCGCCTTCCTGGTCGATCGGCTCGACCTCGACGCCGATGACCTGGTCATCAGCTATTCCGGGTCGAAAGGGTTCCATGTCTCAATCCCGATGCCGCCGATGGAAGCGGCAGAGGACAATCACACCGTCGCGAAGGCGTTCGCCTGCCGCCTCGCCGACGAGGTCGGAATCGACATCGACCAGGGAGTCTACGACCGGGTCCGACCCTTCCGCGCCCCGAATTCGAGGCACCGGAAGACGGGATTGTTCAAGGTCCGCCTCGACCTCGACGACCTGCTCTATCTCGACGCCGACAAGGTCCGACGCCGCGCCGTCGAGCCGATTCCCTTCGACCTGCCGTCATCCCCTTCGCCGCTCTCGCGATTGGCGGACGACTGGCGAACGGTCGCCGGTGAGGTCCGGCGGCAGAGTCGGCAGCGGGTCGAGGTCCGGCGGCAGGTCGGCAGCAACACCGGCGGCAGGATCACGCCGTCAACCCGCGACCTCATGCTCGACCCGGTCGCCGTCGAGGTCGGTTCAAGGCATGCTCGCCTTTTCAGCGCTGCCGCAAACCTCGCCGAATTCGGCACCGTCGAAGACCTCATCGTCGCCTTGCTCACCGGTCCGGGACTCGATACGGGCCTGCCGCCTCGCGAGGTCATCCGGCAGATTCAATGCGGCATCGAACACGCTCGACGGCAGAGCGAAGGGGACGCCGCATGAGAACCTTCGTCACTGCCGAAGGGTTGTTCGGCGATTGGCTCGACGACCTGCACAGCACCGAACCGCCGCTCACCTGGTCGTCCGGCGACGAATGCTTCGACCATGTCGAACTCGCGCCGGGTCGGATTGTCCTCGTCGGCGGGGGACCGGGCGCCGGGAAGACTGCCGCGATCCTGCAATGGGTCTTCGGCATGCTCGAAACCAATCCCGACCTTCGCGTCCTCGTCGCCAACGTCGAGATGTCGCCGATGACCCTGATGACCCGGCAGCTATCCCGATTGTCCGGGATCCCGCTCACCGCGATTCGGAAACGGCAGGTTGACCCTGCCGACCGCCGCAAGCTCGACGAGGCGGCAAGCCGGATTGGCGCCGCTGGGGACCGCCTCGCCTTCGGGTCCGACCCTCACCGGCTCGACGCCATCGCGACCGCCGCAAGCGACCATGGCGCCGACCTGGTCGTCCTCGATTATCTTCAACGGATCGCGCCGGCGAGCAAGGCGGACGGCATGCGGGACCGAATCAACGCCCTGATGTCCGAGATGAGGCGCCTTGCCAATGTCGGCGGAATCGCGATCCTCGCCGCTGCCGCGCTGGCGAGAGGCGGACAGGCGAAATATGAGGGGAAAGGCATGGGTTTAGGATCGTTCCGCGAATCGTCTGAACTCGAATACGGTGCCGATGACGCCTTGCTGCTCTATCCCAGCGAGGACGACGACCCGTCGAGCCTTGTCCGGTCGATGACCTTGCACCATGCCAAGTGTCGGGACGGCGAGCAACGCGACGTTTCCCTCGAATTCCATCGGCGGACCCAACGGTTCAAGCTCAATCCCTGGTCACCTTCGACCGATTGGACGATGACCGTAGCGTCGAACGGCAAGGGGAAGAAACGATGAGCCGTCCGAACCGATCCGACGCCAACAAACGCCGCTGGTTCTGGCGCCAATGGATGAGCCTGTTGCATGGCCTCGCCGATGTCGACATGAGGGACTTGAACCGCTCCGAAATGGTCGTCTACCTCGCCTTGCTGCGCGATACCAAGCCGGACGGGACGGCGCGGGCCGGATTGTCCGACCTCGCGACGCGAGGGGGGATGAGCCGATCCTCGACGATTCGAGCCGTTCAATCCCTCGTCGACCAGGGGAAAATCACGATCGTTAAACCCGGCGTCCCTGGCAAGGCGACCCTGTATACCTTGCTGCCGCTCGACGCCTTCCGTAAGCTCAATCCGGTCGCCGCCCGATGGATTGACGGCGAGGAATGAGGGAGAGAAAAGGGTGTCACTGGTGAAACCTTTTGGGTATCACTGGTGACAAAAAGTGTGGTCGCTGGTGCCACCTATCCTATATTCGGACTTCGTCCGTAATATGATGCGGACGCCGTACCACCGTACGACGCCGCATTTTATTGGGTTTTACTCGGCAGCGGGGCAGCGACACGAGTGTAGGACAACCCGGCATCCCCTTCGCCTCGCGACGCAAGGGGACGACCGGCGGCAAGGGTAGGGAGATGAGCCGATGGGAAGGGTCTTCCGCAAGGTCGTCAATCGACCGGTTCCGACGAACGCCGTAATCGTCGAGGACAGCAAGGGACAACGGCAGGCGAAGTGGACGCCTCGCGGCGCACGGCGACCGATGACGGCAGAGGTCGTGACCCTCGACGACGGACGCGAGGTCGTCCGGCAGGAAACCGGCGTCTACCTCTGCCGCTATCGCGACGCCGACGGACGGGTCCGAGAGGAATCGACCGGATGCCGGGACAAGGCGGCAGCGGAGCAACGCCTCGCCGACCTGGAACGGCAAGTCGACCGGGTCCGCGCCGGTGTCATCTCCCCTGCCGAAGCTGCCGCCGTCGAGCGGTCCGCCGGTGCCATCGGCGACCAGATCGACGCCTACCTCGCGACCCTCACCGGCTCGAAATCGCACCGGGACAACACCGGGCGCTACCTTCGACGCCTCGCCGCCGATCTACGATGGTTCCGCCTCGCCGACATGAGGCGCGATGACCTTGAACGCTGGCTTGCCGACCAGAGCCGACCCGGCGAGGACGGACGACCGACGAGGTCCGCCCGATCCCGCGACGCCTTCCGGGTCGCCGCTGCCGCCTTCGCCTCATGGTGTGTCCGGGTCGGTCGCCTGCCGTCGAACCCTTTCGCCGCCTTGCCGAAGGCGAATCTCGACGCCGACCGACGCCGTCCTCGACGGGCCTTGACTCCGGACGAATTGCGACGCCTCGTCGATGCCGCTCAGAACGCGCCAGAACGCCCTGAGACAACGCGAGGCGAAGGGGATGACAAATCCACCCGCCGACCGGCGCAACGCCTCACAGGGAGCGACAGAGCCGGCCTGTATGCCTTACTCGCCGGGACCGGACTCCGAATCAACGAGGTCCGTCTTCTGACGGTCGCCGACTGCCGCCTCGACGCCTCGACGCCTCACCTTCGGTTGTCGGCGGCAATCACGAAGAACGGCAAGTCGGACACCCTGCCGTTGCGTGCCGACCTGGTCCCCTTGCTTCGACCTCGCGTCGAGGGACGCCGACCGACCGACCCGGTCTTCGATGTCCCTGCCGACCTCATCAAACGCTTCCATGCCGACTGCCGCCGCGCCAAGATCGACCGATACAACGGCGACGGCGACCAGGTCGACCTGCATAGCCTTCGCCTCACCTTCGGGTCTTACCTCGCTGCCGCCGGTGTCCCTCTGACGACCGCTCAGAAGCTCATGCGGCATTCCGACCCGAAGCTCACCGCCAACGTCTACACCGATCCGCGATTGCTCGACCTCGCCGGTGCCGTCGAGGCGATTCCGTCCGTCGCGCCTTCGGTTCCCCCCGTCGACCGGTCCGGTTCCCCTTCGGTTCCCCCTGCCGACGATTCCGGTCTTATCACTGGCGCAGTGATAAGGGCAGTGAAAACGTCGCCTGCTGCGCCTTCGGTTCCCCCTGCCGCCGGTTCTGGTTCCCCTTCGGTTCCCCTCTCGGTTCCCCTCACTGACGACATCTCAGGTCATTCCGTGGCACCTTCCGACACGAAGCGCCGCAAGCCGAA includes these proteins:
- a CDS encoding HNH endonuclease; this translates as MTRRIRTYQPAEKIKSYRPRPSVTRSESNTFTSSPRWRRLRAAILLDKPLCEDCEAKGTTTPATEVHHIQSRARRPDLALDPDNLKPLCRSCHSKRTARGE
- a CDS encoding helix-turn-helix transcriptional regulator; this encodes MTAIEAASPSSLSTRRLIDADQVAAKLGMSKRQVFRAADAGTIPTGVKLGRLRRWDEVDLDRFILDGCRPAGRRRYG
- a CDS encoding DUF669 domain-containing protein, which translates into the protein MANQRPRLDDILSGGSGFDDLWNTTDAAGEFQPIPSGVYRCLVADGKLSEAKTGTPSFKVTFEVLDGDHAGRKVFHDLWLTPKALPTSKRDLAKLGIRNPADMRRPLPSGLVAEVKVALRSEDDGSTFNRVVAFKVLDEAPTVDPLAPDEDDLDPDEDDEDFGSHEDVRRFAERVATARGELFNPDAVKVRAVEADAVDDDGFDWQAGEQRGAKGMPRDAVDPDDDRRSRYR
- a CDS encoding DnaB-like helicase C-terminal domain-containing protein is translated as MRTFVTAEGLFGDWLDDLHSTEPPLTWSSGDECFDHVELAPGRIVLVGGGPGAGKTAAILQWVFGMLETNPDLRVLVANVEMSPMTLMTRQLSRLSGIPLTAIRKRQVDPADRRKLDEAASRIGAAGDRLAFGSDPHRLDAIATAASDHGADLVVLDYLQRIAPASKADGMRDRINALMSEMRRLANVGGIAILAAAALARGGQAKYEGKGMGLGSFRESSELEYGADDALLLYPSEDDDPSSLVRSMTLHHAKCRDGEQRDVSLEFHRRTQRFKLNPWSPSTDWTMTVASNGKGKKR
- a CDS encoding helix-turn-helix domain-containing protein; this encodes MSRPNRSDANKRRWFWRQWMSLLHGLADVDMRDLNRSEMVVYLALLRDTKPDGTARAGLSDLATRGGMSRSSTIRAVQSLVDQGKITIVKPGVPGKATLYTLLPLDAFRKLNPVAARWIDGEE
- a CDS encoding tyrosine-type recombinase/integrase; translation: MGRVFRKVVNRPVPTNAVIVEDSKGQRQAKWTPRGARRPMTAEVVTLDDGREVVRQETGVYLCRYRDADGRVREESTGCRDKAAAEQRLADLERQVDRVRAGVISPAEAAAVERSAGAIGDQIDAYLATLTGSKSHRDNTGRYLRRLAADLRWFRLADMRRDDLERWLADQSRPGEDGRPTRSARSRDAFRVAAAAFASWCVRVGRLPSNPFAALPKANLDADRRRPRRALTPDELRRLVDAAQNAPERPETTRGEGDDKSTRRPAQRLTGSDRAGLYALLAGTGLRINEVRLLTVADCRLDASTPHLRLSAAITKNGKSDTLPLRADLVPLLRPRVEGRRPTDPVFDVPADLIKRFHADCRRAKIDRYNGDGDQVDLHSLRLTFGSYLAAAGVPLTTAQKLMRHSDPKLTANVYTDPRLLDLAGAVEAIPSVAPSVPPVDRSGSPSVPPADDSGLITGAVIRAVKTSPAAPSVPPAAGSGSPSVPLSVPLTDDISGHSVAPSDTKRRKPKAS